One region of Gilliamella sp. ESL0405 genomic DNA includes:
- a CDS encoding 6-phospho-beta-glucosidase: MKQKPFLWGGALAAHQFEGGWNEGGKGPSVVDVMTAGAHGVPRQITQDIQADKFYPNHTAIDFYHNYKDDIKLFAELGLKCLRTSIAWTRIFPKGDELTPNEEGLRFYDNVFDELIANGIEPVITLSHFEMPLHIARHYGGFRNRKTVEFFERFAIACFERYKNKVKYWMTFNEINNQMDTSNPIFFWTNSGVQVKPGENPQEVLYQVAHYELLASAKAVIAGKKINPDFQIGCMISHVPIYPYSCNPEDMMASEIAMHQRFFFPDVHVRGYYPAYALKEFEREGYKLDITADDLALLKQGTVDYIGFSYYMSTVVKADVKNDNRDNIVNGALPNAVENPYIKSSDWGWPIDPEGLRYTLNRLYDRYQLPLFIVENGFGAIDELENGNQIHDKPRIEYLGAHIKAMLKAIDYDGVDIMGYTAWGIIDVVSFTTGEMKKRYGVIYVDRDNEGNGSMKRYKKDSFEWYKHVISTNGQCLK; encoded by the coding sequence ATGAAGCAAAAACCATTTTTATGGGGCGGTGCATTAGCCGCTCATCAATTCGAAGGTGGCTGGAACGAAGGCGGGAAAGGTCCTAGCGTTGTTGATGTTATGACCGCTGGTGCTCATGGTGTGCCAAGACAAATTACCCAAGATATTCAAGCAGACAAATTTTATCCAAATCATACTGCTATCGATTTTTATCATAATTATAAAGATGATATTAAGTTGTTTGCCGAATTAGGCTTAAAATGTTTACGTACTTCAATTGCTTGGACACGTATTTTCCCTAAAGGAGATGAGTTAACGCCGAATGAAGAAGGCCTTCGTTTTTACGATAATGTGTTTGATGAACTCATTGCTAACGGAATTGAACCGGTGATAACACTTTCTCATTTTGAGATGCCATTACACATTGCCCGCCATTATGGTGGTTTCCGTAATCGTAAAACGGTAGAATTTTTTGAACGATTTGCGATTGCTTGTTTTGAACGATACAAAAATAAAGTTAAATACTGGATGACATTCAATGAGATCAATAACCAAATGGATACCAGTAATCCGATCTTCTTTTGGACTAATTCCGGGGTACAAGTCAAACCGGGTGAAAATCCACAAGAAGTCCTTTATCAAGTCGCACACTATGAGCTATTAGCTAGTGCGAAAGCGGTAATCGCCGGTAAAAAAATTAATCCGGATTTCCAAATTGGTTGTATGATTTCTCATGTGCCTATTTACCCATATTCTTGTAATCCTGAGGATATGATGGCATCGGAAATCGCTATGCATCAACGCTTCTTCTTCCCTGATGTGCATGTACGTGGTTATTATCCGGCTTATGCGCTTAAAGAGTTTGAACGTGAGGGGTATAAACTTGATATCACAGCCGACGATTTGGCACTGTTAAAACAAGGTACCGTCGATTACATTGGTTTTAGTTACTATATGTCGACAGTAGTTAAAGCGGATGTGAAAAACGACAATCGCGATAACATCGTCAATGGCGCATTACCAAATGCGGTTGAAAATCCTTATATTAAAAGTAGTGATTGGGGTTGGCCGATTGACCCTGAGGGATTACGTTATACCTTAAATCGCTTATATGATCGCTATCAGCTACCGTTATTTATTGTCGAAAATGGTTTTGGTGCCATTGACGAATTAGAAAATGGTAACCAAATTCATGATAAACCAAGAATTGAATACTTAGGCGCACATATTAAGGCGATGTTAAAAGCGATTGATTATGATGGCGTTGATATTATGGGTTATACCGCATGGGGGATTATCGATGTTGTGTCGTTTACCACCGGTGAAATGAAAAAACGGTATGGCGTCATCTATGTTGACCGTGATAACGAAGGAAACGGTAGCATGAAACGTTATAAAAAAGATTCATTTGAATGGTATAAACACGTCATTAGCACTAATGGTCAATGCTTAAAGTAA
- the pyrE gene encoding orotate phosphoribosyltransferase, producing MKSYKSEFIEFALDRQALKFGEFTLKSGRKSPYFFNAGLFNTGKDLALLGRFYAAALMDANLKYDVIFGPAYKGIPIVSSTVVALSEHHNVDVPYCFNRKEAKDHGEGGNLVGSSIYKQRVMLVDDVITAGTAIRESMRILEDNQSKLAGVLICLDRQEKGRGDLSAIQEIKQTYHCDVISIITLDDLIQYLYKDPTRQGQVNQVEAYRTEYGIK from the coding sequence ATGAAATCATATAAAAGTGAATTTATTGAATTTGCTTTGGATCGGCAAGCATTAAAATTTGGCGAATTCACCTTAAAATCAGGTAGAAAAAGCCCCTATTTTTTTAATGCTGGATTATTCAATACCGGTAAAGATTTAGCGTTGTTAGGCCGTTTTTATGCTGCGGCATTGATGGATGCCAACTTAAAATACGATGTTATTTTTGGACCTGCCTACAAAGGCATACCAATTGTTTCATCAACGGTTGTTGCTTTATCAGAACACCATAATGTAGATGTTCCTTATTGCTTCAACCGCAAAGAAGCTAAAGACCATGGCGAAGGCGGTAACTTGGTTGGTAGTTCAATCTATAAGCAACGTGTTATGCTTGTTGACGATGTAATTACAGCCGGTACAGCGATTCGTGAATCAATGCGCATTTTAGAAGATAATCAATCGAAACTAGCGGGTGTCCTGATTTGTTTAGATCGTCAGGAAAAGGGACGAGGTGATTTATCTGCCATTCAAGAAATTAAACAAACCTATCATTGTGATGTCATTTCCATTATCACTCTAGATGATCTTATTCAATATCTCTACAAAGATCCAACAAGACAAGGTCAAGTAAATCAAGTCGAAGCTTACCGTACCGAGTATGGAATCAAATAA
- a CDS encoding YicC/YloC family endoribonuclease gives MISSMTAYARKELNQSWGNASWELRSVNQRYLETYIRLPEQFRSLEPLIRERLRNRLTRGKVECSLRFELDPATQHQQLSLNKELAEQILNAADWIAAQHQSGEVNPIDVLRWPGVLSAKEQNLDTISQEILALLETVLDEFIAVREREGQALSQLITQRLEGISAEVEKIRLFMPQILQWQKDRLKSKLEEVNIDLDSSRLEQEIVLLAQRIDVAEELDRLMTHVKETYSILKKNEAVGRRLDFMMQEFNRESNTIASKSINAQVTASAIELKVLIEQIREQVQNIE, from the coding sequence ATGATTTCAAGTATGACCGCTTATGCAAGAAAAGAGTTAAACCAATCATGGGGAAATGCTTCTTGGGAACTGCGCTCGGTCAATCAACGCTATTTAGAGACTTATATTCGATTACCAGAACAGTTTCGTTCACTTGAACCGCTGATTCGTGAACGTTTACGAAACCGATTAACACGAGGTAAAGTCGAATGTAGTTTACGATTCGAGTTAGACCCAGCTACTCAACATCAACAATTATCCTTAAATAAAGAGCTAGCTGAGCAAATATTAAATGCCGCTGATTGGATTGCCGCACAGCATCAATCCGGCGAAGTCAATCCGATTGATGTTTTACGTTGGCCTGGCGTTCTCTCCGCTAAAGAGCAAAATTTAGATACAATCTCACAAGAAATTTTAGCGTTATTAGAAACGGTATTAGATGAGTTTATTGCTGTTCGGGAACGTGAAGGACAAGCGTTAAGTCAACTCATCACTCAACGATTAGAAGGGATAAGCGCCGAAGTCGAGAAAATTCGTCTTTTCATGCCTCAAATACTTCAATGGCAAAAAGATCGGTTAAAAAGTAAGTTAGAAGAAGTAAATATTGACCTTGATAGTTCTCGATTAGAACAAGAGATAGTCCTGTTAGCTCAGCGAATTGATGTAGCTGAAGAGCTAGACCGTCTAATGACACATGTTAAAGAAACCTATTCAATCTTGAAGAAAAACGAAGCTGTCGGGCGTCGATTGGATTTTATGATGCAAGAATTTAACCGTGAGTCCAATACCATTGCCTCAAAATCAATTAATGCGCAAGTGACTGCTAGTGCAATTGAACTAAAAGTGTTGATAGAACAAATTAGAGAGCAAGTACAAAATATTGAGTAA
- a CDS encoding MATE family efflux transporter encodes MAHSQDIYQDFKNKKISLLFWQYALPAIIGTIVNTLYNIIDGIFIGHWIGREALSAAGLILPVMNLAAGIGMLVGIGSASRISIFLGRGENDNAEKVAGTSFMLTAVLSGITLSLLLYFVDPVLRFVGSSPVNHTYAKEFLEIFLPGSIFTTLTFNYNNMMRASGYPFKAMVTMFVSVIANIILAPIFIIGLGWGMRGAALATTLSMLISFIFVMQHFLSKNSNIKLYRRNFTLNLQYVKAILSIGMSPFAMQVAASIVVVFINWQLNHYASSAHQSGDDAIAAYSNANRLITLIIMIVIGINQGMQPIIGYNYGSKNYIRVKQTFIYAVKVATAVTTFGFLLGFFIPDILVRAFSSEKDLVDLSALALRYTTLAFAFVGFQMVTTSFFQCIGMAKISILLSLSRQILILLPALYILPLFFGFDGVWAASPTADLLSTGTAYLVLFWYFRSIKNRQCLND; translated from the coding sequence ATGGCTCACTCTCAAGATATCTATCAAGATTTTAAGAATAAAAAAATCAGCTTACTCTTTTGGCAATATGCGTTACCGGCAATCATCGGTACTATTGTTAATACGCTTTATAATATTATTGACGGCATCTTTATTGGTCACTGGATTGGTCGAGAAGCGCTCAGCGCAGCAGGATTAATTTTACCGGTAATGAATTTAGCTGCAGGAATTGGTATGCTAGTAGGTATTGGTTCAGCAAGCCGGATTTCGATATTTTTAGGTCGTGGTGAAAACGATAATGCCGAGAAAGTTGCCGGTACCTCCTTTATGCTTACCGCAGTGTTGAGCGGTATAACGCTGTCACTGTTGCTCTATTTTGTTGATCCTGTTTTAAGGTTTGTTGGCTCAAGTCCGGTCAATCATACCTATGCAAAAGAATTTTTAGAGATCTTCTTACCCGGCAGCATATTTACCACACTGACTTTCAACTACAACAATATGATGCGAGCAAGTGGCTATCCATTTAAAGCCATGGTAACCATGTTTGTGAGTGTAATAGCCAATATTATCTTAGCCCCGATTTTTATTATTGGACTGGGTTGGGGAATGCGAGGAGCAGCACTGGCAACAACATTGTCAATGTTGATAAGCTTTATATTTGTTATGCAGCATTTTTTAAGTAAAAACAGTAATATAAAATTATACCGTCGCAATTTCACGCTTAATTTACAATATGTAAAAGCCATACTATCTATCGGTATGTCGCCTTTTGCTATGCAAGTTGCCGCATCAATTGTAGTGGTATTTATTAACTGGCAACTTAATCATTATGCATCTTCAGCACATCAATCCGGCGATGATGCCATTGCCGCTTATTCAAATGCCAACCGGCTTATTACATTAATCATCATGATCGTAATCGGCATTAATCAAGGTATGCAACCAATTATTGGTTACAACTATGGCTCTAAAAATTATATTCGAGTTAAGCAAACTTTTATCTATGCAGTTAAGGTCGCAACCGCAGTAACCACATTCGGTTTTCTATTAGGATTTTTTATCCCGGATATTTTAGTCCGGGCCTTCAGTTCCGAAAAAGATTTAGTCGATCTATCAGCACTTGCGTTACGTTATACTACTTTAGCCTTTGCATTTGTTGGCTTTCAAATGGTAACTACTAGCTTTTTCCAATGTATTGGTATGGCAAAAATATCGATTCTTTTAAGCCTTTCAAGGCAAATTTTAATCTTGCTCCCTGCCTTATATATTTTGCCACTATTTTTTGGTTTTGATGGCGTTTGGGCTGCATCACCAACCGCAGATCTGCTTTCAACCGGAACAGCTTATCTTGTACTGTTTTGGTATTTCAGATCAATTAAAAATCGACAATGTTTAAATGACTAA
- the nfo gene encoding deoxyribonuclease IV: MKYVGAHVSASGGVDNAPINAYQIGATAFALFTKNQRQWHAKPLETSMIDSFKKRCEKYGFTSKQILPHDSYLINLGHPDSEQLEKSRTAFLDEMQRCEQLGLTLLNFHPGSHLKQISVDECLSRIAQSINMTLDKTSNVVAVIENTAGQGSNLGYKFEHLAQIIDQVEDKSRVGVCIDTCHAFAAGYDLRTEKACQETFAEFEKIVGFKYLRGMHLNDAKSELASHVDRHNSLGKGNIGETAFKYIMQDPRIDEIPLILETIDPDIWAQEIAWLKAQSKEN, encoded by the coding sequence ATGAAATATGTCGGTGCGCATGTCAGCGCTTCTGGTGGGGTCGATAACGCCCCAATTAATGCTTATCAAATCGGCGCGACTGCATTTGCGCTATTTACCAAAAATCAACGTCAATGGCATGCTAAGCCGCTCGAAACCAGCATGATTGATAGCTTTAAAAAGCGCTGTGAAAAATATGGTTTCACCAGCAAACAAATATTGCCACATGATAGTTACCTTATTAATTTAGGTCATCCGGATAGTGAACAACTTGAAAAATCACGCACCGCCTTTTTAGATGAAATGCAGCGCTGTGAGCAACTCGGATTAACCTTGCTTAATTTTCATCCGGGTAGCCACTTAAAGCAGATATCAGTTGATGAATGCCTCAGCCGTATTGCTCAATCCATTAACATGACTTTAGATAAAACTAGCAATGTCGTTGCAGTGATAGAAAATACCGCAGGTCAAGGCTCTAATTTAGGTTATAAATTTGAACATTTGGCTCAAATTATTGATCAGGTAGAAGATAAAAGTCGCGTCGGTGTCTGTATCGATACCTGTCACGCCTTTGCAGCTGGTTATGATTTACGTACTGAAAAAGCTTGTCAAGAAACCTTCGCCGAATTTGAAAAAATTGTTGGTTTTAAATATTTACGAGGCATGCATTTAAACGATGCCAAAAGTGAACTTGCCAGCCATGTTGACCGCCATAATAGTTTAGGAAAAGGAAACATTGGTGAAACGGCTTTTAAATATATTATGCAAGATCCAAGAATTGATGAAATCCCGCTGATTCTCGAAACTATCGACCCGGATATTTGGGCGCAAGAAATTGCATGGTTAAAAGCACAGAGTAAAGAAAATTAA
- the rph gene encoding ribonuclease PH, with protein sequence MRPSGRTAEQVRPIKITRHYTKHAEGSVLVEFGETKVLCNATVDETVPRFLKGQNQGWVTAEYGMLPRATNSRTQREAAKGKQTGRTMEIQRLIARSLRAMIDLKVLGEYTITLDCDVIQADGGTRTASITGACVALNDAINTMLANGQIKQNPIKSLVAAVSVGIVEGEAICDLEYIEDSNAQTDMNVVMTDDGRIIEIQGTAEGEPFSHDELLKLLDLAKNGIATIIKAQKQALKD encoded by the coding sequence ATGCGCCCGTCTGGTCGAACTGCGGAACAAGTCCGCCCTATCAAAATTACCCGTCATTATACTAAGCATGCAGAAGGATCTGTATTAGTTGAGTTTGGTGAAACAAAAGTACTTTGTAATGCAACAGTTGATGAAACTGTACCGCGCTTTTTAAAAGGTCAAAATCAAGGTTGGGTAACCGCCGAATATGGTATGTTACCACGAGCGACTAATTCAAGAACGCAACGTGAAGCCGCTAAAGGTAAACAAACTGGTCGAACAATGGAAATTCAACGTCTTATTGCCCGTTCATTGCGAGCGATGATCGACCTTAAAGTACTGGGTGAATACACAATCACTTTAGATTGCGACGTTATCCAAGCTGACGGTGGTACTCGAACTGCATCGATTACCGGCGCCTGTGTAGCACTCAATGATGCTATTAACACCATGTTAGCCAATGGTCAAATCAAACAAAACCCGATTAAATCTTTAGTTGCTGCTGTTTCTGTCGGCATTGTAGAAGGTGAAGCGATATGTGATTTGGAATATATTGAAGATTCTAATGCGCAAACTGATATGAATGTCGTTATGACAGACGATGGCCGCATAATTGAGATTCAAGGAACAGCAGAAGGTGAGCCATTTAGCCATGATGAGTTATTAAAATTATTAGACTTAGCCAAAAATGGCATAGCAACTATTATAAAAGCTCAAAAACAGGCCTTAAAAGATTAA
- a CDS encoding GntR family transcriptional regulator produces MLKYQDVAEKIKQEIYRQKLPKDTQLPNIEGLIAQYQVSRTTIIKALNRLERHGVIYQIQGSGIFVRQPKKQGFLNFLESHGFSVDLNDLPGTSQVFNVDLMQPNAKVKETLQCDDTEQVYYIKRLRYVDGKVYGFEQSYYRKKLVPYLNKEIAEHSIFSYVQDIYKINIGFSDKYFKAIKLNDEIAQYLGLQAGDPALCVEEIFYTSAGEPFDFSKIIYHYDNAKFYVQSHSK; encoded by the coding sequence ATGCTAAAATATCAAGATGTTGCCGAAAAGATTAAACAAGAAATCTATCGGCAAAAATTGCCAAAAGACACTCAATTACCCAATATTGAAGGGTTAATTGCTCAATATCAAGTCAGTCGAACAACTATTATTAAGGCACTTAATCGATTAGAGCGGCATGGTGTTATCTATCAAATACAAGGTAGTGGCATCTTCGTACGACAACCTAAAAAGCAGGGGTTTCTTAATTTTCTAGAGAGTCATGGTTTTAGTGTTGATTTAAATGATCTACCTGGCACATCACAAGTCTTTAATGTCGATTTAATGCAGCCGAATGCTAAAGTGAAAGAGACCTTACAGTGTGATGATACTGAGCAAGTTTATTATATAAAACGTTTGCGTTATGTTGATGGCAAAGTGTATGGTTTTGAGCAATCATATTATCGCAAAAAGCTCGTACCCTACCTTAATAAAGAAATTGCCGAACACTCAATTTTTAGCTATGTTCAAGATATTTATAAAATTAATATTGGTTTTTCTGATAAATATTTTAAGGCAATTAAGCTTAATGATGAAATCGCACAATACTTAGGTTTACAAGCTGGCGATCCTGCACTTTGCGTTGAAGAAATTTTTTATACTTCAGCGGGTGAGCCATTTGATTTTTCAAAAATTATTTATCACTACGATAATGCAAAATTTTATGTACAAAGTCATTCTAAGTAA
- a CDS encoding SIMPL domain-containing protein, translated as MINIIKTKKTGILLAMFLNLGAASAVHSFPNSNNLNVTDAYLELEKSKYGNGLVPVGTIDVRHVEIIRLKPDVVNFSVTVNSEGLTLTEASEINDKKIKEFKDYLIKLGLSDKSLTSVGYDNQEKEEIVYKKVAGIERQYKARYSIFISIEDNDSFMKVKEVLGQHNIYELVGESQTPNSDSYNFIINAIANSEKEADKKARDIYYAIVEKLNKLNLDTTSIAATDVSAYSPDGLKEKHQTITHRLAISTDKIDEIGKIIGKAQELDIIVNNDARYDVSTKAKQKAIEDVEPLLLQKLEDKATSFLSKKYILGAPTRIDITDLAIVEKLNNNYSFEDRGSIRMGIGMDRYLKKGVDISIQSEQKMQLIITGTFEMLKQKVNE; from the coding sequence ATGATAAATATAATAAAAACAAAAAAAACAGGGATTTTGTTAGCGATGTTCCTGAACTTAGGGGCTGCTTCGGCAGTCCATTCCTTTCCAAATTCTAACAACTTAAATGTTACTGATGCCTATCTTGAGCTTGAAAAATCTAAATACGGAAATGGCTTAGTTCCAGTCGGAACAATTGATGTCAGACATGTAGAAATTATCAGATTGAAACCGGATGTTGTAAACTTTAGCGTAACAGTCAATAGCGAAGGGTTAACACTTACCGAAGCATCAGAAATTAATGATAAGAAAATAAAAGAATTTAAAGATTATTTAATTAAATTAGGGTTGTCAGATAAAAGTTTAACTTCTGTGGGGTATGACAACCAAGAGAAAGAGGAAATAGTATATAAAAAAGTTGCAGGGATAGAGCGGCAATATAAAGCACGCTATTCGATATTTATATCGATTGAAGATAATGATAGTTTTATGAAAGTAAAGGAAGTATTAGGTCAACATAATATTTATGAACTGGTAGGCGAGTCTCAAACTCCAAACTCTGATTCGTATAATTTTATCATCAATGCAATAGCCAATAGTGAAAAAGAAGCCGATAAAAAAGCAAGGGATATTTATTATGCCATTGTTGAAAAATTAAATAAGTTGAACTTAGATACTACTTCAATTGCCGCTACTGATGTTAGCGCCTATAGCCCCGACGGATTAAAAGAAAAACATCAAACGATCACTCACCGTTTAGCGATTAGCACAGATAAAATTGATGAAATAGGTAAAATTATCGGTAAAGCTCAAGAATTGGATATCATCGTTAACAATGATGCCCGTTACGACGTTTCAACAAAAGCTAAGCAAAAAGCAATTGAAGATGTTGAACCATTATTACTCCAGAAGTTGGAAGATAAAGCAACCTCATTTTTATCGAAAAAATATATTTTAGGTGCACCTACCCGAATTGATATCACAGACTTAGCTATCGTTGAAAAATTAAACAATAATTACTCCTTCGAGGATAGAGGTTCTATACGTATGGGTATTGGTATGGATAGATACCTAAAAAAAGGCGTCGATATTTCGATTCAATCGGAGCAGAAAATGCAGTTAATCATAACCGGTACTTTTGAAATGCTTAAGCAGAAAGTTAATGAGTAA
- a CDS encoding glucose PTS transporter subunit IIA — protein sequence MSSKIRDYNKLAVDILNELGGENNIVTVARCTTRLRIVTEKTPPEAKDNIANMPGVITVVEKGGQIQIVIGTNVEKVYNAFIQLINTDNKVTNESQASVLNRIIATMSAVFAPFVYVLAAAGILQGILILIKLAYPAFETTGTCQVLNFISWAPFAFLPIFIAITASQHFRCNIYIAVACCAALLSPTWAELATLIKSGQEIDLFGIALSETTYTSTVLPPLFLVWLLSYLERALEPRLHSIIKPLLMPLICLVVMVPLTLLAIGPITAGAAHYIASGYNWVVNLAPSIAGGLIGAVWQVFVIFGVHWGITPVIIENINQYGQDSFQAFQTIAVIGQVGAALGFYLKTRSKDMKGVSLSAFVTGLFGITEPAIYGVNLRFKRPFIYGCLCGALGGIVAGFFSPYYYTYAALPGPLTIVNAINPEHTGSFTGVLLGSAIALFGPVLLMQFLGTNETEKGSANNIENDNPKVILDEVEIQSPMTGSALPLSEVPDPAFAQKLMGEGIAIEPTDNNVYAPDNGIVTAVFESSKHAIGLTLDNGVELLIHVGIDTVNLTNNEFSYHVALNQRVNKGDLLISFDPDKIKQAGYPLITPIIIVNTDQYQQITLTENKPVTPEDIVFIIKQ from the coding sequence ATGTCATCAAAAATAAGAGATTATAATAAACTTGCGGTCGATATTTTAAACGAGCTGGGTGGTGAAAATAATATTGTCACCGTTGCTCGTTGCACTACTCGTTTGCGTATAGTAACTGAGAAAACACCGCCTGAGGCAAAAGACAATATTGCCAATATGCCCGGTGTGATCACCGTAGTTGAAAAAGGAGGACAAATACAAATTGTTATTGGAACAAATGTAGAAAAAGTTTATAACGCCTTTATTCAACTTATCAACACCGATAATAAAGTCACCAATGAAAGCCAAGCCAGCGTACTTAATCGCATCATTGCTACCATGTCAGCGGTATTTGCACCATTTGTGTATGTTTTGGCCGCTGCCGGTATATTGCAAGGGATCCTGATTTTAATTAAATTAGCATACCCGGCGTTTGAGACAACCGGTACTTGTCAAGTTTTAAACTTTATATCATGGGCTCCTTTTGCCTTTTTACCAATCTTTATTGCCATAACCGCTTCTCAACATTTCCGCTGTAATATTTATATTGCCGTTGCTTGTTGTGCGGCGCTGCTATCACCAACATGGGCTGAATTAGCCACACTAATCAAATCCGGACAAGAAATTGATTTATTCGGTATTGCATTATCTGAAACCACTTATACTTCTACTGTCCTACCTCCACTTTTTTTAGTTTGGTTATTGTCTTATTTAGAAAGAGCTTTAGAGCCTCGCTTACATAGCATCATTAAACCACTATTAATGCCACTAATCTGTTTAGTTGTTATGGTACCTCTTACACTACTAGCAATTGGTCCAATTACCGCCGGTGCAGCGCACTATATTGCCAGCGGTTATAACTGGGTGGTTAATTTAGCGCCTTCGATTGCCGGTGGTCTTATTGGTGCTGTATGGCAAGTATTTGTTATTTTTGGTGTGCATTGGGGGATTACGCCAGTTATCATCGAAAACATTAATCAATATGGTCAAGACTCATTCCAAGCGTTCCAAACTATTGCCGTTATTGGTCAAGTGGGCGCGGCATTAGGTTTTTATCTAAAAACCAGAAGCAAAGACATGAAAGGCGTGTCACTTTCAGCATTTGTTACCGGTTTGTTTGGCATAACAGAACCAGCGATTTATGGGGTAAACTTACGCTTTAAACGTCCATTTATTTACGGTTGTTTATGTGGTGCGTTAGGTGGAATTGTTGCTGGCTTCTTCTCACCATATTACTATACTTACGCCGCTTTACCGGGACCGTTAACAATTGTGAATGCGATTAATCCGGAACATACCGGATCCTTCACTGGCGTCCTATTGGGATCAGCTATCGCCTTGTTTGGTCCTGTATTATTAATGCAATTTTTAGGCACCAATGAAACCGAAAAAGGTAGTGCCAATAACATTGAAAATGATAATCCTAAAGTAATATTAGATGAAGTTGAAATTCAAAGCCCTATGACTGGCAGTGCTTTACCACTTTCTGAAGTACCCGATCCAGCTTTTGCTCAAAAATTAATGGGTGAAGGTATTGCTATTGAGCCAACTGACAACAATGTTTACGCACCAGATAATGGTATTGTCACCGCTGTATTTGAAAGCTCTAAACATGCTATCGGGTTAACACTGGATAATGGTGTAGAATTGCTGATTCATGTTGGAATTGATACGGTTAATTTAACCAATAATGAATTTAGCTACCATGTAGCATTAAACCAAAGAGTCAATAAAGGGGATTTACTTATCAGCTTCGATCCTGACAAAATAAAACAAGCAGGCTATCCACTGATTACGCCGATTATTATCGTCAATACCGATCAATATCAACAGATCACATTAACGGAAAATAAACCGGTTACCCCTGAAGATATCGTATTTATAATTAAGCAATAA
- the yejK gene encoding nucleoid-associated protein YejK, with protein MSVQIEQVILHKLIRKSDTEIELQLRDSLLSNQQAVVNLIEDINRIYNNKSKAYGLFNSESLFEQSLKELRLGNQDFLNFSQESTKQLRNELAKYPFAEGGTVVFCHYRYLAVDYLIIAVLNSCFSMLVNEQLDITETQYLDIDHADIIARIDITEWETEADSKRYLTFLKGRVGRKVSDFFMDYLGASEGLDAKAQNKTLVKAVDDYCQEMQFDKQDKVHARENVYNYCQAQLQAGEEIELKNLANELPTNGDNNFMEFVKNSDYDLEETFPVDRSALRQLKKFSGSGGGLTLSFDSDLLGERVKWDPQTDSLVIKGVPPNLRDQLQRNSGSN; from the coding sequence ATGAGTGTGCAAATAGAACAAGTTATTTTACATAAATTAATCAGAAAAAGTGATACTGAAATTGAATTACAATTACGTGATTCATTGCTGAGCAATCAGCAAGCGGTGGTCAATCTCATCGAAGATATCAATCGTATTTACAACAACAAAAGCAAAGCTTATGGTCTATTTAATAGCGAAAGTTTATTTGAACAATCTCTTAAAGAACTCCGCTTAGGGAATCAAGATTTTTTAAATTTTAGCCAAGAATCGACTAAGCAGTTACGTAATGAACTTGCCAAATACCCATTTGCTGAAGGCGGAACGGTGGTCTTTTGTCATTATCGTTATCTTGCTGTCGATTATTTAATTATTGCTGTGCTCAATAGTTGCTTTAGCATGTTGGTTAATGAACAATTAGATATTACTGAAACTCAATACTTAGATATTGATCATGCTGACATTATCGCTCGAATCGATATAACAGAATGGGAAACGGAAGCTGACTCTAAACGTTATTTAACCTTCTTAAAAGGGCGAGTTGGGCGTAAAGTATCTGACTTTTTTATGGATTATTTAGGTGCCAGCGAAGGGTTAGATGCTAAAGCACAAAATAAAACGCTGGTGAAAGCGGTTGATGATTATTGTCAGGAAATGCAATTTGATAAACAAGACAAAGTTCACGCACGTGAAAATGTTTACAATTATTGCCAAGCTCAGTTGCAAGCCGGTGAAGAAATTGAGCTTAAAAATCTTGCTAATGAATTACCAACTAATGGCGATAACAATTTTATGGAATTTGTTAAAAACAGTGATTACGATTTGGAAGAAACGTTTCCGGTTGATCGTAGTGCATTGCGACAACTTAAAAAATTTTCAGGAAGTGGTGGGGGATTAACATTAAGCTTTGATTCCGACCTATTGGGTGAACGTGTTAAATGGGATCCGCAAACCGACTCATTAGTCATAAAAGGTGTACCGCCTAATTTGCGTGATCAGTTGCAACGTAATAGTGGTTCAAACTAA